In Alcaligenes faecalis, the sequence GCGAAGAGATCATGAACAGAATCTATAAGTCGGTTTGGAACGAGCAAACGGCAACATTTGTCGCTGTTGCAGAAAACACCAAGACGCGCGGCAAGCGTAGCTCTAGCGGTGCCAGTGCCAGCCAGGCTGTGCTGGAGTGGGTGCAGGGATTGCGTTTGCGGACCGTGGCATTAGCCTTGCTTAGTGCAGGGGTATTGACACAACCTGCCATGGCACAAATTACCGATGGTTGGGAGCTGGCTGTAGACGGCGCGACCCCTTTCCATGTGATTCCTGGTGGCGCCTTTTCTTTGACTTCAGGCAGCAACATCGCTCTGACCCAAACGGGCGGGGCGGTTTCGGTGGCTTTGAATTCTGATCTCAACGTGGACTCCGTGACGGCCTCGGGCCTGGTCAAGGGAGGTAGTGGTGAATTTACCGGCGTGCTGACAGCCGGTTCGGCCACGGTACAAGGTAATTTGCAGGCGAATGCGGCCACGATTACCAATCAATTGACGGCAGGCAGTGTGTCCGCCGGAGCAGGTACGTTTACGGGTACCTTGACGGCACCCAGTGCTGTCATTGATGGAAACCTGGCGGCGAAATCGGCCACGGTAGTGGGTGCTGTCAACGCGGGGGGCGTCAATACCGTCAGCCTGACGGCGACCGGCAATACGAGCCTGCGTGCCGTGAATGTGAATAACAACAAGATCTCGGGCCTGGCTGACGCCGTAGTGAACGCTTCCAGTACCGAGGCTGTGTCGGGCAAAGTCTTGTACGGGGCCTTGAACTCGGGTGATGGTGTCAAATATTTCCACACTAAATCCACCAAGGCGGATTCGGTAGCCAGTGGAGCAGATTCCACCGCGATTGGGCCACAGGCGAAGTCAACGGGTGAGGCTGCTCTGGCAGCAGGCCTGGAGTCGGAGGCCGCCGGTAAAGAAGCGATTGCTTTGGGTGCACGCTCGGGCACGGGTAATACCGTGGAAAACGGCATTGCGATTGGTAGCGATGCGGGTGCCGCCAGCAAGGGCAGTGATTTGATTGCCATGGGTAATAGCGCTGGCCAGCGTCTGGAAGGCAAGAATAACGTGGCCATTGGCAATAGCGCAGGCAGTGCGGTGGACCCCCTGGAAGTCGATGACACGATTGCGATCGGCAATAAGGCTCTTGCCAAGGCAAGCGGGGCGATTGCCCTGGGAACCGGTGCGGATGTGGGCTTGCTGGCAGATAAGTCAGTGGCTATCGGTCAGGGAACAACCGTCTGGCAGGATGCGACATCCTCGACCGTGGTGGGCGCGGGTGCAACCGTCATGGCGGTGTCAGGAACGGCGCTGGGTGCAGGTGCACATAGCTCTGGGGGCAGTTCCACGGCGGTCGGTAGCGGTGCATCCGCCACGGGCAGCCTCTCTTTTGCGGGCGGTGCCGGTGCTCAGGCCCATGGCATCAAGTCCGTCGCGATTGGTACGGGCGCCTTGAGCAATACGGAATCCGGTGTGTCGATTGGTGAAGGCGCCGGTGTGAACGCGGGAACCCCGGTGATTGGCAACCGATTTGGTCAGGTTGCTGTCGGTGGTGAAGCCGGTCGGGGCGTACTGGGTGGCTACAACGTCGCGCTGGGCTACAAGTCGGGTGGCGATATTACCGGCGACGATACTGTGTCCATTGGCCGTGAGGCTGGTAGCCGAGTGGTGGGGGACCGTACGGTCAGCATTGGTTACGGTGCCAATAACCTGCCCGGCGAAACAGGCGCTGGTACTCCGGTTGCTCCGCCCGTCAAAGCCTCCAATGCCGTGGCAGTGGGTGACCGCTCCCGCTCGGGTGCGGACGGCTCGGTGGCCATGGGCTCGATGGCCACCGTGGTGGACTATGACATCGGCGGTATCGCCATCGGCAATAAAGCGCTGGTGTATGCAGGTACGTCGACTAAAGCGGCGGCAGGTGGGATTGCCTTGGGTGATCAGGCGCGTGTCACGCATGCCAATAGTGTGGCGATTGGTGCCAATGCCCATTCGGTAGAAACAACAGGTCTGGGCTATGGTGCGCCAACGGGTGCTTATCTGGCCTCCTCCAGTGTGTCCTTCGGTACTACTGATGCTCAGCGACGCTTGAGCAATGTGGCAGCGGGTCGACTGGATACGGATGCGGTCAACGTCAGCCAGCTGAAGGTGCTGCATACGGACCTTGAGTCCATCGTGGGTGGCAATCTGAAATGGGATAGCGATGGGGTGATTACCGGCCCATCCTTTGTCATCAAAGACGAAAATGGCAATGACCATACCTACACCTCGATTGGCTCCGCCTTTGAGGCCATGCGTACGGGTGTAGCCGGCATGATCGGCGGGCTGTCTGCCGTGACCTATTCCAATGCCGACCGCACCTTGATTGACCTGGACAGCAGTACCGGCGGTCCGGTACGGATCACGAATCTGGCAGCGGGCGTGGATGTGGACGATGCGGTCACCAAAGGTCAGCTCGATGGCCTGGAGTCCACGCTGATTGCCAACCGCCAACGCTACGTCAGCGTGAACTCGACCCAGAATCCGAACGTCAACAATAACGGTGCAACGGGTAATGATGCGATTGCCATCGGTGCCGTGGCGCGGGCTTCCGGTGTGGGCGGAACGGCCATTGGTTTGAACTCCTCTGCCGGTGGTTTGCAACAGGCCGACTACACCACGTCGTTGGGCTCTCATACCGAGGCTTCGGCTCGGGGCGCGACAGTAGTGGGTAGTGGCTCCTCGGCTGAGTCGGAAAGCTCCATGGCTTTGGGTCATGAGGCTCGTGTGGCTGATACCGCCAACTTCTCCACAGCCATTGGTTACAAGGCCGAAGTGATGGGGGATGGCCAAAACCAGACCCGTGGTGCGATTGCCTTTGGTGAACGTGCCCGCGTAACTCAGGAAGGCGGTCTGGCCTTCGGACGTAATGCCTACGATGAAGCGGTCGATGGTATTGCGATTGGTACCAGCTCCAGTGTTGATCGCGGCGCATCGCAGGGCGTGGCCATGGGGAGTGGCTCCAAGGCCTCGGGCAGTCAGTCAGTGGCTTTGGGCTCTCAGGCTTTTGTGGCTGGCAGTAACTCTCTGGCCCTGGGCCAGGGCAGCAAGACCCGTGCCAGCAACTCCGTGGGTGCCGGTTCGGGGGTCGAGGCTGATGGCTTCCGCTCCGTTGCCGTGGGTGACAAGGCCAAGGCAGGCTGGATCGAAGAAAAAACAGGTCCCAATGGCTTGATCGAACACATCATGCACGGCGAAGGGGCGATGAGCGTGGGCGCAGGCTCCAATGCCAAAGAGAATGGTGGCCTGGCGTTGGGTTTCAAGGCCGTTTCCGAAGGCGTGGATGCGTCGGCTCTGGGTACTAATGCCCAGGCTTTGGCAGCCGGGTCTCAGGCCTGGGGTAAAGACGCACGAGCCTCCGCCGAGAAGTCGATGGCCTTTGGTCAGGGTGCGATTGCCAATGAAAACGCCGTCCAGGGTCTGGCCCTGGGTGCGGGTGCGACGGTGTCGGCAAGCGGTGCGGTGGCTCTGGGTTCGGGGGCGGTGACTAACGCGGCTTACACCTCCTCGACTGCACGCTATACCGGCGCGGTGACTCAGGAAGCCCGGCAAGGCGTGGTGTCGATCGGTAATGGTTCAGAAAAGCGCCGTATTACCAATCTGGCTGGTGGTCAGGATCTGACTGACGCGGTGAACGTCGCTCAGTTGATCAAGCTGGACGAAGATCTGACGGCACTGGGGACCAACTACAGCGGCAATAACTTCAGCAGCGGTAACAGCAATACGACGATTCACAAGAATCTGGGACAACGCCTGGAGATTCTGGGTGGGGCGACGACCGCGGGTAACTACAGCGGTGCCAACCTGCGTACTCAGGTCCTGAACGGTCAGTTGCAGGTTCAGATTGCCGAAACCCCATTCTTCAAGGGTGCTGATATGGGCAGCCAGAAGATCACCAATGTGGCCAAGGGAACCACAGGGACCGATGCAGTGAATCTGAGCCAGTTGACGGAAGCCGAAGGCGGCTTGACTGCCAAGGGCATGGGTTTTGCTGCACAAAGCGGCACAGCCGTACATCGTGATTTGGGCCAGACGCTGACCATCAAGGGCAGCAATGCCAACCTGACTACTTCTACGGTGGGCGGCGATACGGTGCAAGTGGCTCTGAATGATGATCTGACACTGACCAGCGTCACCACGGGTGATACCGAGATGACGACCGCGGGAGTGAAGGTCAAGGGTGCCACAGGCAAACCTGATGTCATTCTGGGCAATACCGGCCTGACGATCGGGCAAGTCAATCTGACCAATGCCGGTCTGACCGCCTTCAATGTGGTGATCAATGACCAGGGCATCAATGCTGGTAATCAGAAGATTACCGGCGTGGCCAAAGGCGTTGCACCGACTGATGCAGTGAACGTCAGCCAGCTGGAAGGCCGTGATGATGGTCTGACCGCCAAGGGCATGAACTTTGCGGGCAGCACCGGCACGGCGGTGCATCGGGATCTGGGCGAGACGCTGAAGATTGTGGGCAGCAATAGCAATCTGAGCACCAGTGGCAACGGCACCGATACCTTGAGCATTGCCTTGAATGATGATCTGGACCTCAAGAGCGTGACCGTGAAAGGCACGGGTGGCGCTCCTGATGTGGTCATGAACAATCTGGGCTTTGCCATCGGGACGAACATTGCCTTGAGCAATGCCGGGCTGCGGGCTGGCAACGTGGTGGTGTCGGCAACGAACAATGACATCACGGGCCTGAGCAACCGTACTCTGACGGGGGCGAACTTTGCCAAGAGTGGTCGTGCCGCAACCGAAGAACAGCTGGATCTGGTGCGGGGTGAAACCCAGAATCTGGTGGATCGTGCCGTCAAGTACGACCTGAACCCGGATCAGTCAGTTAACTACGGCAAGGTCACCATGGCCGGCACCGAGTCTACCGACGGCGGCCGCACGGGGGGCACGGGTATCACCAATGTGGCGCGTGGTGATATCTCCGCCACCAGTACCGATGCAGTCAATGGCAGCCAGATTCACGATATGGGTGAAAGTATTGCCAGCGGCATGGGTGGTGGTTCCAAGTTCGAGAACGGCAAGCTGGTTACGGAGTTGAATGTAGGCGATAAAACCTACAACAACGTGAACGATGCCTTGGGTGGCTTGAATACCAAGGTAGAAAACGTGACCGAGCTGGCCAGCGCGGGCTGGAACATTCAGACCAATGGCGATACGGCCAGCAAGGTGGCCCCCAAGTCCACCGTGCAGTTCCTGAATGGCGACAACATCGAGATCTCGCGCTCCGGTACGGACGTGACGGTAGCCTTGGCGCAGGACATCAAGGTCAATAGCGTGGTGGCCAAGTCCGTCACTACCAACGAAGTGAAGATTGTCGATGGCCCAACCATGAATCAGCAGGGTATCGACATGCACGACAAGACCATCAGCAATCTGGCCGATGGTCAGGCACCGCAAGATGCCGTCAACGTGCGTCAGTTGAGCCAGGCAACATCCAACATCACTAACCAGTTCAACCATCTGGACCGTCGTATCGACAAGGTGGAGAACCGGGCGAGTGCGGGTGTGGCAGCGGCCATGGCGACGGCAGGTTTGCCGCAAGCCTATGTCCCAGGCAAGAGCATGTTCGCCGTCGCTGGTGGTGTATGGCGTGGTGAAAGTGGCTACGCCATGGGCTTGTCTACGGTGACCGATAGCGGTAGCTGGGTCCTGAAGGGCAACGTCGCGGGCTCTTCCCGTGGTGATTACGGTGGCTCGGTGGGCGTAGGGTACCAATGGTAATGGGGTGAGGGGGAAGGGTCGCGTGCCTTGGCACGCGGCCCTTTTTGACGGGCCGTGCCTGGCGTCTTGAAAGAGACCACGGGTACGGGTCAAAGCGGAGAGTGAATATGGCGACAAAGCGTAGTCAAACAGGGCAAGCAGTACTGGGCACGGCTATTGGCATGATGCTGTTTTTACTGGCCGGGTGCCAGACCACGACAGCAGGGGGAGGAGCGGATTTGAGCCCGCCTGCACTGGCCAGCAATTATGAGCAGGAAGGTGATGATGGCACGCGCAGTTTTCTGGCATCCCAGACACAGCGCTCGGTGCAGTTTCCTCAAGTGGATTTCTATGTGGGGATGGGAGAGGCCATCCCCGGTTTGGTACAGGTGCAGGGGCCGCAAGGACCCTTGTGGTTGTATCCGCAAGTTGTTGTGCAGCGCAGCGATTTGACGCGTGTGGCGTCCTTGCGTACCGATCAGGGACAACACCTTGTTCGATTCCAACTGAATTCTTTGGGTGCGCGTAAGTTGGCCGAGGCCAGCTCTGGTAATGTGGGAGCCTTGCTGGTTTTGGTCATGGAAGATCAAGTGGCACAGGTCGCCCGAATTGGCGAGCCCTTGAAGCAGGGAGCTATTTATCTGTCCATGCCTGACGACGCAGCAGCACAGCGTTTGTTAAGGCAGGTCCAAGGGTAAAAAAAACATAAAGCGCCTAATAGGGCCAGCAAGGGTGAGGACTATGACGGTAGAACAGATTTTTCTGTTGTATGACGACAAGGCTAGTTTGCAGCAGATCGCTTTGGAGTCGGAGCAGTGGGGGGTAAGGGTCCAGACGGTAGAGACGATGGAGCAGTGCTTGTCGCAAGCACATGCTGCCGGGGCGGAGATGGTGTTCGCTTTAGTGTGTCAGGCAGACAACGTTTTTTTACACATCAACCGTTTACGTATGGATTTTCCTGCCGCCGGCGTCATCGTTGTGCGGCGCGACAAAATGGCCGGCCTGGAGCGCGGGCATTTGCTGCTTGCCGGGGCTGATGCCTGCTTTGATCAAGATGCCTTGCCGGTGGAAGTGGTGGCCTGCGTGCAGGCCTTGCGTCGGCGTGGTTATGCCTTGCAGCAAAGCTTGCGAGGCTCTTTTGCGGAGCCTGTCAAAACAGGCACGACCGTTCGCAAGCCTGAGCAGGAACCAGAGTCCCTGCTTTGGGATTTGATGGAGAACGGCTGGACCATGATCACGCCCAGAGGTCACTCGGTCATGTTGACCCGTGGCGAGCGGCGTATTGTCCAGGTTCTCTTCTCAGTCAGCCCCCAAACTGTAGAACGCGATCGTCTTTTTCCGCTGGAGGAAGGGCGGGAGGCCACTGCCCGTTCTGTGGACGTTTTGATCAGTCGCCTGAAACGCAAATTAACGGCTATGGGCGAGGAACTGCCCATCCGTTCAGTACGCGGGGAAGGCTACGCTTTTGTGGGCAAAGTGCCCGCTGCGTGTCAGGAGCTGGCACGCGTGAGCCTGAGCAATGACGAGGTCTATGAATGATTCGAAAAGGGCTTGAAAGCCCTTTTTCGATGCTGAAACAGCATGATATATACCCTTAAATTTTAAATATGTATAATTGATGGCTCTGGTTCATTGAATCAGCTTCTCGAACAGGCCGTTCAGGTGCGACAAAATTGCATAAAAAAATGGCGGCCCGTTCTTCAACAGGTTGTTGCACAACAACCCGGCTTTAGCCCGAAACACCTTGCCCGGCCCTTGGGTCGCGGAACAACCAGCCGACTGTCTCACACGACATCGGCCTGCAACAGAGCGGCTTGTCTCTGGCCATGTTTATTTGCTGTAAGGCCCGCAGACTCGCCGTAATGTGAGGCACTTTGCGCTGTGTCTTGCTTTTTTCCCGCTTTGGCGTCTGCCAAGGGCGGGGGCGTTTGTGCGCGCGTTCGGTTTAGGTGCTTCGGTTCTGGTCCTGGGACCGGTGCCGCCCAGCGCGTTACTGCGGAATCGGCACGCATGCGAACAAGGCTGCCTGTAGGGAGCCCGAACGCAGAAGAGAAAGGGAAAAGACATGCAAGAGGCGGAGTTTTTTACGCTTTCAACCACAACGGCCATATTGTTGCTGGTTGGCTTTTATGGCGCGACATTCCTGATGTCGCTCATGATCGGTCAAAAGAAAGAAAACGTGGACGGATACATGGTATCCAACAGTGCGGTGGGGTTTGGCCTGTCAGCGGCCAGCATGATTGCCACCTGGGTATGGGCGGCGTCGTTCTACGCCAGCGCAACGTCGGGCTACAAGTACGGCCTGTCCGGTCCCCTGCATTACGGGCTATGGGGTGCCTTGATGATTCTGTTCATCTACCCCTTCGGGCGACGCTTTCGCCAGCTGGCGCCGCAGGCACACACCCTGGCCGAAGTGCTGCATGCACGGCACGGCTCGTCCAGCCAGATGATTATGGCGATTTCCAACGTGGTGGGCAGTGGTATCAGCCTGATGGTGAACTTCACCGCCGCGGGTGCGTTGGTCTCGATCCTTAGCCCTCTGACATTTATTCAAGGTGTGCTGATTGCGGGTCTGGGTGTCTTGTCCTACACCTTGTGGTCGGGGTTCCGCGCCTCGGTGATGACGGACTTTGCCCAACTGGTTGCCATGATTTTGTCGGCCGTGGTCATTATTCCGTTGATCTTCTTTAACGCCGGTGGCCCGGAGATGGTGCAGGCCAACTGGTGGCGTCTGGACGCCGAGCAAGCCAACTTCTATTCCACCAAGGCGATTCTGGAGCAGGGTGCGCCCTACTTTGTGGCGGTACTGGCTTACGCGATTGGTAATCAGACCATCGCCCAGCGTTTGTTTGCCGTACGCGAGGACCTGATCAAACCCACTTTCCTGACCGCTACCATTGGCTACGGTGCCGTGGTGATTGGTCTGGGCATGTTGGGTCTGCTGGCTCTGTTCACCGGCTTGCAGCCTGTGGATGGAAACATGAACAACATCATCCCGCAGATGGCGTCCACTTACTTGCCGCCATTTGGCATTGCCCTGTTCTTCATCCTGGTGGTGGGCTCCTTGTCCTCCACGGCGGACTCGGACCTGGCTGCGCTGTCGGCCATCATGATGACGGACATTTACGCCAAGAACATTGCCCGTGGCCGTCCAAAACCAGCTCGCATGTTGTGGTGGGGCCGTATCACCATGGTGGTTGCCACGATGGTGGGCGTGATCTTCGCCAGCCTGCGTCTGGATATTCTGGTGATGCTGGTGTTTGTGGGTGCCTTGTGGGGCGCGATTGTGTTCCCGGTCATCGTCAGCTTCTACTGGGATCGTGTGACCAACAAGGCCTTTAGCTGGTCGGTCTTGTGTGCCGTCGTGCTGTTCACGATCGTGCGTTTTGAGCTGATTCCTATCGAAGGTGTGGTGGCGGTGTTCTACGAAGTGACCGCTTCGATTGGTGGTGGTGTGGTTGCCGGCCTGATGGCTTTTGCATTCTTCCGCAGCCGTATTGCGATTGCGGTGGGGGTGATTGCCACAGCGATTCTTTTGCCCAACTTCATCGGTTTCTTGCGTGAGTACATTGTTTTGTTGGGTTCCTTGACGGCTTACGGTGTCAGCGCGGTGGTGTGTGTGGCGATCAGCTTGCGTAGTCAGGAACGTTTTGATTTCTCTGTGCTTGCCGAGCGTGTGCAGTCGTTTCACTACGACGACACGCCCGCAGCGAGCAAGCAGAAAGCTCGTGAACCACAACAAGGCGAACCGGCCTCGGCTCGTGCCTGAGGGCATGAGACAAGCAGCTAAAAGGAGAACACTATGCTTATGACGATTTACTTTCTGGTCTGGCCGGTGATGTCGGCCATCATTCTGATCTTGCTGGTTGGCAATCTGATTCGTGATTGGCGCAGAGCCCGCAAGACAGGTGAGTCCATGATCTAAATGCAAAAAATCCCGCCCTTCAGAAAAGGACGGGATTTTTTTGTGATGTGGCTGAGCATCGCCAGGATTTTAGTGAACTCAAGTCCTGGCGGCGCTCCCATGCAGGCCTAGAGCAGGATGCGTTGTCCTGCATGAACCAGCAGACGCAGTGAGAAGCCCAGCAGCAGGACGCCCGTCACACGCTCGAACCAGGTCCCCATACGCAGGAATCGCTGACGTACGCGGGGATTGGTAAAGATCAGGCTGACCACAATAAACCAGCCCGCATTGACCAGACACATCCAGACGCCGTAGAGCATCTGGGTCGTCAACGGTGTGCTGGCGCTGACCACGGTGGTGAACACCGCCAGAAAGAACAGCGTGGCTTTGGGGTTGGTGGCATTGGTCATGAAGCCCAGCGTCAAGGACTGGCGCACACTGACGGCAGCGGGCTTGCCATCGTCGGACTGGCCCAGGCTCACTTCCATGGGTGTGCTGGCCTGGCGTAAAAATCCCCAGCCTATATACAGCAGGTAAGTACCGCCCAATACCTCGGCCACACTCATCAGCCAAGGGGTGGAGTGCAGCAGGGCGCCCACGCCCATCAAGGTATAGATCACATGCACGGAGATTCCGGCGCCAATGCCAATGGCAGTGGCAATACCGGCCTGGCGGCCTAGTCGCACACTTTGGCGGATGGTGACAGCAAAATCAGGTCCAGGGGCAATAACGGCCAAAAAATGAATCAAAGCCAGAGTAGCGAACTCTGGCCAATAGGTTTGCAACACATTAACTCCAAAAGGTCAGCGGCATGGCCGGGCCGCGATATCCCACAAAGCAAGACAGGCTCAGGCGTAAATCGCCCTTGCCGGGGGTGACGGCATGCATTTTGCGAGAATTGAAAATAATCAGATCGCCCGGACCGGGGCGTATCTGTACTTCGGGGGCGCCCAATAAATCAGGATGAATGCCGTAGCTGTCGCCACGCATTTCATCAAATTCATTCGGGCTCAGTTCGGTTTGCCAGATTTGCAGTTCACCTCCTTGTTCAGGCATTTTCAAATAGACATTGGCGGCCAACTGTCCTTGCAGACTGATGGCCTGGTAATTACCGGGAGCGTCCTTGGCCAAAATGTCGTGATGCGCCAGAAAGTGCACATCGGGCTGCACCACGCGCGACAAACCCACATACATCTTTTTTCCGTACAGCGTCTCCAGCGTGGCTCCGGCAGGCCAGACTTCGTCCAGCGTGCAACGCAGCACATCAATCGGGGACAGGTAGGGAGCGCAACGGCGACGCAGTTCGTCGATATTGTCAAAAACCCCCTCGAAGTAAGAGGCCATGCGTTCAGGCTGGTTTTCAGCTTCGTAAAAAGCCATGCCAATGCGGCCGATGCTGGGGGCGTTCACATAGCGATCAAAGCCTTTATCTATGATTTGCTCGCCCAGCTTTTGTGAGGTGGGCGCATCAATGAAGCGGGAAAGGCGGATAGCCAGCAGTTCGCCATTCAACAGAGACTGCATATGCTCAGTCTGCAATCGTTCGGTCTCTAAATACATATCTCACTTCCCTTTGGGGTTTTAAAAGAATTTTTTTTCTTTTCCGATAATAGCCAGAACTAATAAATCGCCTTGGTTTTTATTATTTATTAATCCATCATTTCATAATGAACGCTCAATTCATCTTTTTTGTTTTTGATACGGACTATTTTCAGTCCA encodes:
- a CDS encoding ESPR-type extended signal peptide-containing protein, whose amino-acid sequence is MNRIYKSVWNEQTATFVAVAENTKTRGKRSSSGASASQAVLEWVQGLRLRTVALALLSAGVLTQPAMAQITDGWELAVDGATPFHVIPGGAFSLTSGSNIALTQTGGAVSVALNSDLNVDSVTASGLVKGGSGEFTGVLTAGSATVQGNLQANAATITNQLTAGSVSAGAGTFTGTLTAPSAVIDGNLAAKSATVVGAVNAGGVNTVSLTATGNTSLRAVNVNNNKISGLADAVVNASSTEAVSGKVLYGALNSGDGVKYFHTKSTKADSVASGADSTAIGPQAKSTGEAALAAGLESEAAGKEAIALGARSGTGNTVENGIAIGSDAGAASKGSDLIAMGNSAGQRLEGKNNVAIGNSAGSAVDPLEVDDTIAIGNKALAKASGAIALGTGADVGLLADKSVAIGQGTTVWQDATSSTVVGAGATVMAVSGTALGAGAHSSGGSSTAVGSGASATGSLSFAGGAGAQAHGIKSVAIGTGALSNTESGVSIGEGAGVNAGTPVIGNRFGQVAVGGEAGRGVLGGYNVALGYKSGGDITGDDTVSIGREAGSRVVGDRTVSIGYGANNLPGETGAGTPVAPPVKASNAVAVGDRSRSGADGSVAMGSMATVVDYDIGGIAIGNKALVYAGTSTKAAAGGIALGDQARVTHANSVAIGANAHSVETTGLGYGAPTGAYLASSSVSFGTTDAQRRLSNVAAGRLDTDAVNVSQLKVLHTDLESIVGGNLKWDSDGVITGPSFVIKDENGNDHTYTSIGSAFEAMRTGVAGMIGGLSAVTYSNADRTLIDLDSSTGGPVRITNLAAGVDVDDAVTKGQLDGLESTLIANRQRYVSVNSTQNPNVNNNGATGNDAIAIGAVARASGVGGTAIGLNSSAGGLQQADYTTSLGSHTEASARGATVVGSGSSAESESSMALGHEARVADTANFSTAIGYKAEVMGDGQNQTRGAIAFGERARVTQEGGLAFGRNAYDEAVDGIAIGTSSSVDRGASQGVAMGSGSKASGSQSVALGSQAFVAGSNSLALGQGSKTRASNSVGAGSGVEADGFRSVAVGDKAKAGWIEEKTGPNGLIEHIMHGEGAMSVGAGSNAKENGGLALGFKAVSEGVDASALGTNAQALAAGSQAWGKDARASAEKSMAFGQGAIANENAVQGLALGAGATVSASGAVALGSGAVTNAAYTSSTARYTGAVTQEARQGVVSIGNGSEKRRITNLAGGQDLTDAVNVAQLIKLDEDLTALGTNYSGNNFSSGNSNTTIHKNLGQRLEILGGATTAGNYSGANLRTQVLNGQLQVQIAETPFFKGADMGSQKITNVAKGTTGTDAVNLSQLTEAEGGLTAKGMGFAAQSGTAVHRDLGQTLTIKGSNANLTTSTVGGDTVQVALNDDLTLTSVTTGDTEMTTAGVKVKGATGKPDVILGNTGLTIGQVNLTNAGLTAFNVVINDQGINAGNQKITGVAKGVAPTDAVNVSQLEGRDDGLTAKGMNFAGSTGTAVHRDLGETLKIVGSNSNLSTSGNGTDTLSIALNDDLDLKSVTVKGTGGAPDVVMNNLGFAIGTNIALSNAGLRAGNVVVSATNNDITGLSNRTLTGANFAKSGRAATEEQLDLVRGETQNLVDRAVKYDLNPDQSVNYGKVTMAGTESTDGGRTGGTGITNVARGDISATSTDAVNGSQIHDMGESIASGMGGGSKFENGKLVTELNVGDKTYNNVNDALGGLNTKVENVTELASAGWNIQTNGDTASKVAPKSTVQFLNGDNIEISRSGTDVTVALAQDIKVNSVVAKSVTTNEVKIVDGPTMNQQGIDMHDKTISNLADGQAPQDAVNVRQLSQATSNITNQFNHLDRRIDKVENRASAGVAAAMATAGLPQAYVPGKSMFAVAGGVWRGESGYAMGLSTVTDSGSWVLKGNVAGSSRGDYGGSVGVGYQW
- a CDS encoding SecDF P1 head subdomain-containing protein, with protein sequence MATKRSQTGQAVLGTAIGMMLFLLAGCQTTTAGGGADLSPPALASNYEQEGDDGTRSFLASQTQRSVQFPQVDFYVGMGEAIPGLVQVQGPQGPLWLYPQVVVQRSDLTRVASLRTDQGQHLVRFQLNSLGARKLAEASSGNVGALLVLVMEDQVAQVARIGEPLKQGAIYLSMPDDAAAQRLLRQVQG
- a CDS encoding winged helix-turn-helix domain-containing protein, which encodes MTVEQIFLLYDDKASLQQIALESEQWGVRVQTVETMEQCLSQAHAAGAEMVFALVCQADNVFLHINRLRMDFPAAGVIVVRRDKMAGLERGHLLLAGADACFDQDALPVEVVACVQALRRRGYALQQSLRGSFAEPVKTGTTVRKPEQEPESLLWDLMENGWTMITPRGHSVMLTRGERRIVQVLFSVSPQTVERDRLFPLEEGREATARSVDVLISRLKRKLTAMGEELPIRSVRGEGYAFVGKVPAACQELARVSLSNDEVYE
- a CDS encoding sodium:solute symporter family protein, with amino-acid sequence MQEAEFFTLSTTTAILLLVGFYGATFLMSLMIGQKKENVDGYMVSNSAVGFGLSAASMIATWVWAASFYASATSGYKYGLSGPLHYGLWGALMILFIYPFGRRFRQLAPQAHTLAEVLHARHGSSSQMIMAISNVVGSGISLMVNFTAAGALVSILSPLTFIQGVLIAGLGVLSYTLWSGFRASVMTDFAQLVAMILSAVVIIPLIFFNAGGPEMVQANWWRLDAEQANFYSTKAILEQGAPYFVAVLAYAIGNQTIAQRLFAVREDLIKPTFLTATIGYGAVVIGLGMLGLLALFTGLQPVDGNMNNIIPQMASTYLPPFGIALFFILVVGSLSSTADSDLAALSAIMMTDIYAKNIARGRPKPARMLWWGRITMVVATMVGVIFASLRLDILVMLVFVGALWGAIVFPVIVSFYWDRVTNKAFSWSVLCAVVLFTIVRFELIPIEGVVAVFYEVTASIGGGVVAGLMAFAFFRSRIAIAVGVIATAILLPNFIGFLREYIVLLGSLTAYGVSAVVCVAISLRSQERFDFSVLAERVQSFHYDDTPAASKQKAREPQQGEPASARA
- a CDS encoding putative transporter small subunit, whose product is MLMTIYFLVWPVMSAIILILLVGNLIRDWRRARKTGESMI
- a CDS encoding LysE family translocator, with translation MQTYWPEFATLALIHFLAVIAPGPDFAVTIRQSVRLGRQAGIATAIGIGAGISVHVIYTLMGVGALLHSTPWLMSVAEVLGGTYLLYIGWGFLRQASTPMEVSLGQSDDGKPAAVSVRQSLTLGFMTNATNPKATLFFLAVFTTVVSASTPLTTQMLYGVWMCLVNAGWFIVVSLIFTNPRVRQRFLRMGTWFERVTGVLLLGFSLRLLVHAGQRILL
- a CDS encoding 2OG-Fe(II) oxygenase; translation: MYLETERLQTEHMQSLLNGELLAIRLSRFIDAPTSQKLGEQIIDKGFDRYVNAPSIGRIGMAFYEAENQPERMASYFEGVFDNIDELRRRCAPYLSPIDVLRCTLDEVWPAGATLETLYGKKMYVGLSRVVQPDVHFLAHHDILAKDAPGNYQAISLQGQLAANVYLKMPEQGGELQIWQTELSPNEFDEMRGDSYGIHPDLLGAPEVQIRPGPGDLIIFNSRKMHAVTPGKGDLRLSLSCFVGYRGPAMPLTFWS